Proteins from a single region of Shinella zoogloeoides:
- a CDS encoding zinc-dependent alcohol dehydrogenase family protein, with translation MLRAVVRAFGDPRQVIGLEEAERAAPGPGEVEIRIRRAAINPSDLIPVTGAYRSRTALPFVPGFEGVGEIARLGAGVSGLAVGRRVLPIGASGLWQDYLVRPAEWCFSAPDDLSDDDAAMAYVNPLTAFRLIDAVEVHFGKAGGQRIGVTAAASAIGRMLLALLTEAGFRPVALVRSAATAARLGETFAGEIAVQPAAPLDGVLDAVGGEPGNALFRQIRAGGAFIQYGALSGAQLDPALVTARRQEVAFSFLWLRNWVHSAPRAAIEAAFARSFDGIRNGVLGSNVDSIFALSDLPAALARQDDPARNGKLLLAP, from the coding sequence ATGCTTCGTGCCGTTGTTAGAGCGTTCGGCGATCCCCGGCAAGTGATCGGCCTCGAAGAGGCGGAGCGCGCGGCCCCCGGCCCGGGCGAGGTGGAAATCCGCATCCGCCGCGCCGCGATCAATCCTTCCGACCTCATTCCCGTCACCGGGGCCTATCGCAGCCGCACCGCCCTGCCCTTCGTGCCCGGCTTCGAGGGCGTCGGGGAAATCGCGCGCCTCGGCGCGGGCGTGAGCGGGCTTGCGGTCGGCCGGCGCGTGCTGCCTATCGGCGCAAGCGGCCTCTGGCAGGACTATCTCGTCCGCCCCGCCGAATGGTGTTTTTCCGCGCCGGACGACCTTTCCGACGACGATGCCGCCATGGCCTATGTGAACCCGCTGACGGCCTTCCGGCTGATCGATGCCGTCGAGGTGCATTTCGGCAAGGCGGGCGGCCAGCGGATCGGCGTCACCGCCGCGGCCTCCGCCATCGGGCGGATGCTGCTGGCGCTGCTGACGGAGGCAGGCTTCCGCCCCGTCGCGCTGGTGCGCAGCGCCGCGACGGCAGCGCGGCTTGGCGAAACCTTTGCCGGCGAGATCGCCGTCCAGCCGGCAGCGCCGCTCGATGGCGTGCTCGATGCGGTGGGCGGCGAGCCGGGCAATGCGCTGTTCCGGCAGATCCGCGCCGGCGGGGCCTTCATCCAGTATGGCGCGCTTTCCGGCGCGCAGCTCGATCCCGCACTGGTGACGGCGCGCAGGCAAGAGGTCGCCTTCTCCTTCCTCTGGCTGCGCAACTGGGTGCATTCGGCCCCACGCGCTGCCATCGAGGCTGCCTTCGCGCGCAGCTTTGACGGCATTCGCAACGGCGTTCTCGGCTCGAATGTCGACAGCATCTTCGCCCTCTCCGACCTGCCCGCAGCTCTCGCCCGGCAAGATGATCCGGCGCGGAACGGAAAGCTTCTCCTTGCGCCCTGA
- a CDS encoding DUF1801 domain-containing protein, translated as MGGEKTGKPVLLSGGNPQIAKEYGDGPVKAYIAAMPGWKSDIGRRLDALVEKTVPGVCKAVKWNSPFYGMEGDGWFLSYHCFAKYIKLTFFRGTSLDPVPPVASRTPETRYFHINEGDELDEALLADWIRQASGLPGERM; from the coding sequence ATGGGCGGCGAGAAGACCGGCAAGCCCGTCCTGCTTTCAGGCGGCAATCCGCAGATCGCCAAGGAATACGGCGACGGCCCGGTCAAGGCCTATATCGCGGCGATGCCGGGCTGGAAGAGCGATATCGGACGTCGGCTGGATGCGCTGGTCGAAAAGACGGTGCCCGGCGTCTGCAAGGCGGTGAAGTGGAACTCGCCGTTCTATGGTATGGAGGGCGACGGGTGGTTTCTCAGCTACCATTGCTTTGCGAAATACATAAAGCTGACCTTCTTTCGCGGCACCTCGCTCGATCCCGTGCCGCCGGTCGCCTCCAGGACGCCGGAAACCCGCTATTTCCATATCAACGAAGGCGATGAACTGGACGAGGCCCTGCTTGCGGACTGGATCCGGCAGGCAAGCGGGCTTCCCGGCGAGCGCATGTAA
- a CDS encoding histone deacetylase family protein: MTTFLFENPIFLEHHTPEGHPERSDRIRALNLALEHERFLPLVREKAPQANEDFVLLAHPESHLRAVMSAMPEEGINQVEADTYASPASFQAALTGIGGAIAAVDAVFSGKADNAFVAARPPGHHAEREKAMGFCFFNNAAIAARHAQKAYGAERVAIVDWDVHHGNGTQDIFFDDPSVLFCSTHQMPLYPGTGAKDETGAGNIVNAPLSANDGSDHFREAFKSRVLPRVADFRPDVIIISAGFDAHHRDPLAQINLVADDFDWATGRLMELSEKSANNRVVSLLEGGYDLQGLAESAATHIYRLMRG; encoded by the coding sequence ATGACGACGTTTCTCTTCGAGAACCCGATCTTCCTCGAGCACCACACACCCGAGGGCCACCCGGAGCGTTCCGACCGCATCCGGGCGCTGAACCTTGCGCTGGAGCATGAGCGCTTCTTGCCGCTGGTGCGCGAGAAGGCCCCGCAGGCCAACGAGGATTTCGTGCTGCTTGCCCATCCGGAAAGCCATCTGCGCGCCGTGATGTCGGCAATGCCCGAGGAAGGCATCAACCAGGTCGAGGCCGACACCTATGCCAGCCCCGCCAGCTTTCAGGCGGCGTTGACCGGCATCGGCGGCGCCATCGCGGCGGTCGATGCCGTCTTTTCCGGCAAGGCCGACAATGCCTTCGTCGCCGCCCGCCCGCCCGGCCACCATGCCGAGCGCGAGAAGGCGATGGGCTTCTGCTTCTTCAACAACGCCGCCATCGCCGCCCGCCATGCGCAGAAGGCCTATGGCGCGGAACGGGTCGCCATCGTCGACTGGGACGTGCATCATGGCAACGGCACGCAGGATATCTTCTTCGACGACCCCTCCGTGCTGTTCTGTTCGACGCACCAGATGCCGCTCTATCCCGGCACCGGCGCCAAGGACGAGACGGGCGCGGGCAACATCGTCAACGCGCCGCTTTCGGCCAATGACGGCAGCGACCATTTTCGCGAGGCCTTCAAATCGCGCGTGCTGCCGCGCGTCGCCGATTTCCGGCCCGACGTCATCATCATCTCCGCCGGCTTCGACGCACATCACCGCGATCCGCTCGCCCAGATCAACCTCGTCGCCGACGATTTCGACTGGGCAACGGGCCGGCTGATGGAGCTTTCCGAAAAATCGGCGAACAACCGGGTGGTCAGCCTGCTGGAAGGCGGCTACGACCTGCAAGGCCTTGCCGAATCCGCCGCCACCCATATCTACCGCCTGATGAGAGGCTGA
- a CDS encoding exodeoxyribonuclease VII small subunit, with protein sequence MTATAPDVSALSFEQAVEELEKIVAALERGDVPLDRSIEIYERGEALKKHCETLLSAAENRIEKIRLDRAGKPQGTEPLDGA encoded by the coding sequence ATGACCGCTACCGCCCCCGACGTTTCCGCCCTCTCCTTCGAACAGGCCGTCGAAGAACTCGAAAAGATCGTCGCCGCCCTCGAACGCGGCGATGTACCGCTCGACCGCTCCATCGAGATCTACGAGCGCGGCGAGGCGCTGAAGAAGCATTGCGAGACGCTGCTTTCGGCCGCCGAGAACCGCATCGAGAAAATCCGCCTCGACCGCGCCGGCAAGCCGCAGGGCACCGAGCCGCTCGACGGGGCGTAA
- a CDS encoding DUF1801 domain-containing protein, giving the protein MAGMQSDTQSPSTLIDGRIAELADWRGETLARLRALIRQADPDVVEAWKWRGVPVWEHDGILCTGETYKAVVKMTFAKGASLEDPTGLFNSSLEGNTRRAIDFREGEAIREDALKALIRAAVALNQSSRAKKKA; this is encoded by the coding sequence ATGGCTGGAATGCAAAGCGACACGCAATCCCCTTCCACCCTGATCGACGGCCGGATCGCCGAGCTTGCCGACTGGCGCGGCGAGACGCTCGCGCGCCTGCGGGCGCTGATCAGGCAGGCCGATCCCGATGTCGTCGAGGCGTGGAAATGGCGCGGCGTTCCCGTCTGGGAGCATGACGGCATCCTCTGCACCGGCGAGACCTACAAGGCCGTCGTGAAGATGACCTTCGCCAAGGGCGCGTCGCTGGAGGATCCGACCGGCCTCTTCAATTCCAGCCTTGAGGGCAATACGCGCCGGGCCATCGATTTTCGCGAGGGCGAGGCCATCAGGGAGGATGCGCTGAAGGCGCTGATCCGCGCCGCCGTCGCGCTCAACCAGTCCTCCCGCGCCAAGAAGAAGGCGTAG
- a CDS encoding SRPBCC family protein, giving the protein MNTEIRSVVVEREIAHPPEKLWRALTQPHLIAEWLMRNDFSPVVGHRFTLSGDWGSVECDVLTVEPGKTLTYTWNHAHADPAFDLRSVVSFTLTPTAAGTLLRMEQTGFRPEQKQAFGGARYGWEQHFTNLERVLAGLEQGGPQ; this is encoded by the coding sequence ATGAACACGGAGATACGCTCGGTCGTCGTCGAGCGCGAGATCGCGCATCCGCCGGAAAAGCTATGGCGCGCGCTGACGCAGCCGCACCTGATCGCCGAATGGCTGATGCGCAACGATTTTTCACCGGTCGTCGGCCACAGGTTCACGCTGAGCGGAGACTGGGGCAGCGTCGAATGCGACGTGCTGACGGTCGAACCTGGGAAAACCCTAACCTACACCTGGAATCACGCCCATGCCGACCCAGCTTTCGATCTGAGGAGCGTGGTCAGCTTCACGCTGACGCCGACGGCTGCCGGCACGCTGCTGCGCATGGAGCAGACCGGCTTCCGGCCAGAGCAGAAGCAGGCCTTCGGCGGCGCGCGCTATGGCTGGGAACAGCACTTCACGAATCTCGAGCGGGTGCTGGCGGGGCTGGAACAGGGAGGACCGCAATGA
- a CDS encoding acyl-CoA thioesterase yields the protein MEQTADITVSDVRIPFRDIDMHGHMHNAAYYAHAEAAVASLWRHRPEGGSDPVYFVRKSGCTFHRGLKLDDLARFKVAVTRIGATSLTFTVAISAEGLPVADLEIVWVAVDPASRQPVNVPQAVRDWLKSFLA from the coding sequence GTGGAACAGACGGCAGACATCACGGTCAGCGATGTCCGGATACCGTTCCGCGATATAGACATGCACGGCCACATGCACAATGCCGCCTACTACGCCCATGCGGAGGCCGCCGTCGCCAGCCTCTGGCGTCATCGGCCGGAAGGGGGGAGCGATCCCGTCTATTTCGTCCGCAAATCCGGCTGCACCTTCCATCGCGGCCTGAAGCTCGACGATCTTGCCCGCTTCAAGGTCGCGGTGACGCGCATCGGCGCGACCTCGCTGACCTTCACGGTGGCGATCTCGGCCGAAGGCCTGCCCGTCGCCGATCTGGAAATCGTCTGGGTCGCCGTCGATCCGGCAAGCCGCCAGCCCGTCAACGTGCCGCAGGCGGTGCGGGACTGGCTGAAATCATTCCTCGCCTGA
- a CDS encoding ArsR/SmtB family transcription factor — protein sequence MTEPHDILFRTLADPTRRALFERLCREGEKTVGALTAQAGVSQPVVSKHLGFLKQAGLVRDRHEGRQTHYSAQLGALAPLVDWTSQMARFWEARFDDLENLLRRMDQ from the coding sequence TTGACCGAGCCGCACGACATCCTCTTCCGCACATTGGCCGACCCGACACGGCGGGCGCTTTTCGAGCGGCTGTGCCGCGAGGGTGAGAAGACCGTGGGGGCGCTGACGGCGCAGGCGGGCGTTTCGCAGCCGGTCGTCTCCAAGCATCTCGGCTTTCTCAAGCAGGCCGGCCTCGTGCGCGACCGCCACGAGGGGCGGCAGACCCATTACAGCGCGCAGCTCGGCGCGCTTGCGCCGCTGGTCGACTGGACCAGCCAGATGGCCCGATTCTGGGAGGCGCGGTTCGACGATCTCGAAAATCTGCTCAGGAGAATGGATCAATGA
- a CDS encoding pirin family protein → MSFFPGQDPEAGDAAACDALENLIIPRTSDIGGLEVRRALPTAKRRLVGPFIFFDRMGPALLRAGEAIDVKPHPHIGLSTVTYLFDGEIKHRDSLGTEMVIAPGDVNLMTAGRGIVHSERSPENLRGKPQSISGLQTWLALPDHLEESAPVFSHTTAAELPAFSADGITGRTIIGKYEGHASPVSVPTDTLYTDLMLAPGATAPLAADWEERAVYVLSGTLDVAGDVFAADRLLVFRAGDPITLKAGPEGCHIMLFGGAALGSKRYIWWNFVSSSKERIEQAKEEWRTGRFDIVPGDEEEFVPLPAG, encoded by the coding sequence ATGAGCTTCTTTCCGGGACAGGACCCCGAGGCCGGGGATGCGGCGGCGTGCGATGCGCTGGAGAACCTGATCATTCCGCGCACCAGCGATATCGGCGGGCTGGAGGTGCGGCGGGCGTTGCCGACGGCCAAGCGCCGGCTGGTCGGGCCGTTCATCTTCTTCGACCGGATGGGGCCGGCGCTGCTGCGCGCGGGCGAGGCGATCGACGTCAAGCCGCATCCGCATATCGGGCTTTCCACCGTCACCTATCTCTTCGACGGGGAGATCAAGCATCGCGACAGCCTCGGCACCGAGATGGTCATCGCCCCCGGCGACGTGAACCTGATGACGGCCGGGCGCGGCATCGTGCATTCCGAGCGCTCGCCGGAGAACCTGCGCGGCAAGCCGCAATCGATCTCCGGCCTCCAGACCTGGCTGGCTTTGCCCGACCATCTGGAGGAATCGGCCCCGGTCTTCTCCCATACGACGGCGGCCGAGCTTCCCGCCTTCTCCGCCGACGGCATTACCGGGCGCACGATCATCGGCAAGTATGAAGGCCATGCCTCGCCCGTCAGCGTGCCGACCGATACGCTCTATACCGACCTGATGCTTGCCCCCGGCGCTACCGCGCCGCTGGCGGCGGACTGGGAGGAGCGCGCGGTCTATGTGCTTTCCGGCACGCTGGATGTGGCGGGCGACGTCTTTGCGGCCGACCGGCTGCTCGTCTTCCGCGCAGGCGACCCTATCACCCTCAAGGCGGGGCCGGAGGGCTGTCACATCATGCTCTTCGGTGGCGCGGCGCTCGGCTCCAAGCGGTACATCTGGTGGAATTTCGTCTCCTCTTCCAAGGAACGGATCGAGCAGGCCAAGGAAGAGTGGCGCACCGGCCGCTTCGATATCGTGCCGGGCGACGAGGAAGAGTTCGTGCCGCTGCCGGCGGGATGA